Proteins from one Sphaeramia orbicularis chromosome 17, fSphaOr1.1, whole genome shotgun sequence genomic window:
- the LOC115438015 gene encoding uncharacterized protein LOC115438015, protein MEDITKMAECLRDVCKDDDDNDLEDKEDFLGEIQEVVVKRESEESDTHSSPSSFTDESYQDVITKSPLPQCLNVAFVKLQDEKGPLAAPGSYQNILQEGINMYKTVFLQHAKTAEVTTLPSALSAVKKERPVSKTEISPGVAPGPPSPVPTSSQFTSSEDELEMTTLMPGSVEEQTKDDLLMDCLGHSMPHSAKLHDKIVNQFKKNVPQCKIAKNLGLSPSTVHDIVKRFKESGGTSRCKGQGRRPKLNECEAEIPPPVTTGVPSAPCWPVDPQRPQSPVPTPLDFTLFEDGLEATTLIPGTEDEQTSSECVEDLFVVGLVRGSPHNAKLRDRIVEQFKKNIPQRKIAKNLGLSPSTVHNIVKRFRESGGTSLRKGQGRKPLLNKCEFQAFREHCMTNPDATVVNIVHWARDYFGKPISVNTVRRYIQTCK, encoded by the exons ATGGAGGATATTACGAAAATGGCTGAATGTTTAAGAGATGTGTGCAAGGATGACGATGACAATGATTTAGAAGATAAAGAAGactttttg GGAGAGATACAGGAAGTGGTGGTTAAAAGGGAATCTGAGGAGAGTGACACCCATTCCTCACCATCTTCTTTCACTGATGAATCTTATCAAGATGTTATAACAAAATCTCCTCTACCACAG TGTCTGAATGTtgcatttgtgaagcttcaggatgAAAAGGGCCCCTTAGCAGCCCCTGGCAGCTACCAGAACATCCTGCAGGAGGGAATAAACATGTACAAGACAGTCTTCTTACAACATGCCAAAACTGCAGAAGTGACG ACTCTGCCATCAGCGTTGTCTGCTGTGAAAAAAGAGAGACCTGTGAGTAAGACAGAAATCTCTCCAGGTGTCGCCCCTGGACCTCCTTCCCCTGTACCTACATCTTCTCAATTTACTTCCTCAGAGGATGAGTTGGAGATGACCACACTGATGCCTGGCAGTGTAGAAGAGCAGACAAAGGATGACTTGTTGATGGATTGCCTCGGTCACAGCATGCCACATAGTGCAAAGCTTCATGACAAAATTGTCAATCAATTCAAAAAGAATGTTCCTCAATGCAAAATTGCAAAGAATTTAGGACTCTCTCCATCTACAGTGCATGATATTGTGAAAAGATTCAAGGAGTCTGGGGGAACCTCACGGTGTAAAGGCCAAGGACGCAGACCAAAGTTGAATGAGTGTGAGGCAGAAATTCCTCCACCTGTCACCACTGGAGTCCCTAGTGCTCCATGTTGGCCCGTAGATCCCCAGCGACCCCAGTCCCCTGTACCTACACCACTTGACTTCACTCTCTTCGAGGATGGTTTGGAGGCGACCACCCTGATACCTGGCACTGAAGACGAGCAGACATCATCTGAATGTGTAGAAGACTTGTTTGTAGTTGGGTTGGTTCGTGGCTCACCTCATAATGCAAAACTCCGTGACAGAATTGTTGAGCAATTCAAAAAAAACATCCCTCAACGTAAAATTGCAAAGAATTTAGGACTTTCACCATCTACAgtgcataatattgtgaaaagatTCAGGGAGTCTGGGGGAACTTCATTACGTAAAGGCCAAGGACGCAAACCACTGTTGAATAAGTGTGAATTTCAGGCCTTCAGAGAGCACTGCATGACAAACCCTGATGCTACTGTGGTGAATATAGTCCACTGGGCTCGGGACTACTTTGGAAAACCAATATCTGTTAACACAGTCCGCCGCTACATCCAGACATGCAAGTAG